Proteins encoded by one window of Polaribacter haliotis:
- a CDS encoding division/cell wall cluster transcriptional repressor MraZ, giving the protein MINLIGTYECKADAKGRVMFSSALKKQLQPVLNEGFVIKRAVFQPCLELYSMKEWNLMMEKINKLNRFVKKNNDFIRRFTAGVKMVEFDATGRILIPKDLCEFASIKKQVVLSSAVNIIEIWDKDKYEKAIDDAAVDFADLAEEVMGNTDFDELS; this is encoded by the coding sequence GTGATTAATTTAATTGGTACATACGAATGTAAGGCAGATGCTAAAGGTAGAGTGATGTTCTCATCAGCTCTAAAGAAGCAGTTGCAACCAGTTTTAAATGAGGGTTTTGTAATTAAGAGAGCTGTTTTTCAGCCATGTTTAGAGTTGTATTCCATGAAAGAGTGGAATTTGATGATGGAGAAAATAAATAAGCTAAACCGTTTCGTAAAAAAGAACAACGATTTTATTAGAAGGTTTACAGCTGGTGTAAAAATGGTGGAATTCGATGCAACTGGAAGAATTTTAATTCCGAAAGATTTGTGTGAGTTTGCGTCAATTAAAAAACAAGTGGTATTGTCTTCTGCAGTAAATATTATTGAGATTTGGGATAAAGACAAGTACGAAAAAGCGATTGACGATGCTGCAGTAGATTTTGCAGATTTAGCAGAAGAAGTAATGGGAAATACAGATTTCGATGAATTATCATAA
- a CDS encoding FtsL-like putative cell division protein, which produces MSKVRKGIYSFLRGSFLTDESAFKNWRIIIFVVALLLIMISMGHSAEKKVYKISELNKLKRELRAEHVDIGTILMRMKMESNIREKAKARGLKPSETPPKKIKVTYKK; this is translated from the coding sequence ATGTCTAAAGTTAGAAAAGGTATTTACAGTTTTTTGCGAGGCAGTTTTCTTACAGATGAATCTGCTTTTAAAAATTGGCGAATTATCATTTTCGTTGTTGCACTTCTGTTAATTATGATTTCAATGGGGCACAGTGCAGAAAAAAAAGTATATAAAATTTCCGAACTGAATAAGTTGAAAAGAGAGTTAAGAGCAGAGCATGTAGATATAGGAACCATTTTAATGAGAATGAAAATGGAATCTAATATCAGAGAAAAAGCAAAAGCTAGAGGGTTGAAACCTTCGGAAACCCCACCAAAAAAAATAAAAGTAACCTATAAAAAATAA
- a CDS encoding alkane 1-monooxygenase, whose protein sequence is MKAIKYFLVVILPIVVYISFTNRGWLAHLPAIVFFGFVPLLEFFIKPNKENFTKEEEKIEKENKIYTYILYATLPIQLFFLGFFFIVIQEIGLTYYEIAGRIFGMGIMCGVIGINVGHELGHRNNRFDELIGEILLLTSLDTHFLPYHNGGHHLNVATPKDAATARKNEIIFTFWIRSHFTSYYQAWVVENNRLKNSGRSWLHHQNRMIIYTLCNILLISGIYFFFGIFVTVAFILAAIAGIILLETVNYIEHYGLLRKQNENGRYEKVKRNHSWNSDHQIGQVLMFNLSRHSDHHYNGSKHYQLLKTLPESPQMPTGYPGMMLLALFPPLWFLVMNKKIKEIS, encoded by the coding sequence ATGAAAGCCATTAAATACTTTTTAGTTGTAATATTACCAATAGTTGTTTACATTTCTTTTACAAACAGAGGATGGCTCGCTCATTTACCTGCAATTGTATTTTTTGGTTTCGTTCCTTTATTAGAGTTTTTTATAAAACCTAACAAAGAAAATTTTACCAAAGAGGAAGAAAAGATTGAGAAGGAAAATAAAATTTACACCTATATCTTATATGCAACTTTACCAATTCAATTATTTTTTTTAGGCTTCTTTTTTATTGTAATTCAAGAAATTGGTTTAACATATTATGAAATTGCTGGAAGAATATTTGGAATGGGAATTATGTGTGGCGTAATTGGTATAAACGTTGGCCACGAATTAGGACACAGAAATAACAGGTTTGATGAACTTATTGGTGAAATATTATTACTAACTTCTTTAGACACTCACTTTTTGCCTTATCATAATGGTGGACATCATTTAAATGTTGCAACACCAAAAGATGCTGCAACTGCTAGAAAAAATGAAATTATTTTTACTTTTTGGATTCGTTCGCATTTTACAAGTTATTACCAAGCTTGGGTCGTTGAAAATAATCGTTTAAAAAACAGTGGTAGAAGTTGGCTTCATCATCAAAATAGAATGATTATATACACACTTTGTAATATTCTTTTAATAAGTGGTATTTATTTTTTCTTCGGAATATTTGTAACAGTTGCATTTATTTTAGCTGCTATTGCTGGCATTATTTTACTTGAAACCGTAAACTACATAGAACATTATGGATTGCTGAGAAAACAAAACGAAAATGGACGATATGAAAAGGTGAAAAGAAATCATTCTTGGAATTCAGACCACCAAATTGGGCAAGTTTTAATGTTTAATTTATCTCGACATTCAGACCATCATTACAATGGCTCTAAACATTATCAATTATTAAAAACACTGCCAGAAAGTCCACAA
- the rsmH gene encoding 16S rRNA (cytosine(1402)-N(4))-methyltransferase RsmH has product MNYHNPVLLQESVDALAIKEDGVYVDVTFGGGGHSREILKRLGEKGRLFGFDQDPDALGNVIDDERFTLIPENFRFISRFLRFHRIKKVDGILADLGVSSHQFDEAERGFSTRFDGDLDMRMNQKSKVSAQEIINTYSEEKLAEILFMYGELRNSRNLAKTIVEEREKEKIETSFQLKTVLKRYLPNAKEHKILAQIFQAIRIEVNEELDVLKEFLEQTPNLLKEEGRLSVISYHSLEDRLVKRFIRTGMFSGEPEKDFFGNTSEPLQKVGKLIVPTPQEVNTNNRARSAKLRIATLRVKK; this is encoded by the coding sequence ATGAATTATCATAATCCAGTTTTATTGCAAGAAAGCGTAGATGCATTGGCTATCAAAGAAGATGGTGTGTATGTAGATGTCACTTTTGGTGGTGGAGGTCATTCAAGAGAAATTTTGAAAAGATTAGGAGAGAAAGGAAGATTGTTTGGTTTCGATCAGGATCCAGATGCTTTAGGTAATGTAATTGATGATGAGCGTTTTACTTTGATTCCAGAAAATTTTAGATTCATATCTAGATTTTTAAGGTTTCATAGAATAAAAAAAGTTGATGGAATTTTAGCGGATTTAGGAGTTTCTTCTCATCAATTTGATGAAGCAGAAAGAGGGTTTTCGACTCGTTTTGATGGTGATTTGGATATGAGAATGAATCAGAAGTCGAAAGTTTCTGCACAAGAAATAATAAATACTTATTCAGAAGAAAAACTTGCGGAGATATTGTTTATGTATGGAGAATTGAGAAATTCCAGAAACCTAGCAAAAACAATAGTAGAGGAAAGAGAGAAAGAGAAAATTGAAACTAGTTTTCAGTTAAAGACAGTTTTAAAACGCTATTTACCAAATGCAAAAGAGCATAAAATATTGGCTCAGATTTTTCAAGCAATAAGAATTGAAGTAAATGAAGAGTTAGATGTTTTAAAAGAATTTTTAGAGCAAACACCAAATTTGTTAAAAGAAGAAGGGAGATTGAGTGTTATCTCTTACCATTCTTTGGAAGATAGATTGGTAAAAAGATTTATAAGAACAGGAATGTTTAGTGGCGAGCCTGAAAAAGATTTTTTTGGAAACACAAGTGAACCGTTACAGAAAGTTGGAAAGTTAATAGTGCCTACCCCACAGGAAGTTAACACAAACAACAGGGCTCGCAGCGCTAAATTAAGAATTGCAACTTTAAGAGTAAAAAAGTAA
- the yihA gene encoding ribosome biogenesis GTP-binding protein YihA/YsxC gives MKIRSADFVMSNSNVTKAPKDRKPEYAFIGRSNVGKSSLINMLMERKDLAKISGKPGKTQLINHFLINDEWFLVDLPGYGYAQVSKKKRVIFQYFIENYFKEREQLVCTFVLIDSRHDPQKIDLEFMQFLGENQIPFCIVFTKADKLGSSKLNKQITSYKKKLLNTWETLPTTFLTSSSTGLGRKEFLEFIDGVNEDVAKDFK, from the coding sequence ATGAAAATTAGATCTGCAGACTTTGTAATGAGTAACAGTAATGTTACGAAAGCGCCAAAAGACAGAAAACCAGAATACGCTTTTATTGGGCGTTCTAATGTAGGTAAATCTTCTCTTATTAATATGTTAATGGAGCGAAAGGATTTGGCAAAAATCTCTGGAAAACCTGGGAAAACGCAACTTATAAATCATTTTTTAATTAATGATGAATGGTTTTTGGTAGATTTACCTGGCTATGGATATGCACAAGTTTCAAAAAAGAAAAGAGTTATTTTTCAATACTTTATAGAAAACTACTTCAAGGAAAGAGAACAATTGGTTTGTACATTTGTACTAATTGATTCTAGGCACGATCCTCAAAAAATTGATCTAGAATTTATGCAATTTTTGGGTGAAAACCAAATTCCGTTTTGTATTGTTTTCACAAAAGCAGATAAATTAGGGAGCTCTAAATTAAACAAACAGATTACTTCTTACAAAAAGAAATTACTTAATACTTGGGAGACTTTGCCAACAACATTTTTAACTTCTTCTTCTACTGGACTTGGTAGAAAAGAATTTTTAGAATTTATTGATGGTGTAAATGAAGATGTTGCCAAAGATTTTAAATAA
- a CDS encoding RluA family pseudouridine synthase: MHSTKENLQVLFEDNHLIIINKKAGDITQGDKTGDKPLSDVVKEYVKDKFNKPGNVFLGTVHRLDRPTSGIIIFARTSKALERLNKMLREKTIKKTYWAIVKNMPKKESDTLINFLKKNPKNNKSFVHKKESEGCKKAILHYKILKKLDNYSLLEIDLETGRHHQIRTQLSHIGSPIKGDLKYGFDRSNKDGSISLHARKINFIHPVTKEEINVSAPTPIDAIWNACN, encoded by the coding sequence ATGCATTCTACGAAAGAGAATTTACAGGTTTTATTTGAAGACAATCATCTTATAATTATAAATAAGAAAGCTGGAGATATTACGCAAGGAGATAAAACTGGCGATAAACCTTTAAGTGATGTTGTTAAAGAATACGTAAAAGACAAGTTTAACAAACCTGGAAATGTTTTTTTAGGAACTGTACACAGATTAGACAGACCTACTTCTGGAATTATAATTTTTGCAAGAACCTCGAAAGCTCTCGAGCGTTTAAACAAAATGTTGCGCGAGAAAACTATAAAAAAAACATATTGGGCAATTGTAAAAAATATGCCTAAAAAAGAATCTGATACACTTATCAACTTTTTAAAAAAGAATCCTAAAAATAATAAATCTTTTGTTCATAAAAAAGAATCTGAAGGCTGTAAAAAAGCAATACTGCATTATAAAATTCTTAAAAAGTTAGACAATTATTCTTTGTTAGAGATTGACTTAGAAACTGGGAGACATCACCAAATTAGAACACAGCTATCTCATATTGGAAGTCCAATAAAAGGAGATTTAAAATATGGTTTTGATAGAAGCAATAAAGATGGTAGTATTTCTTTACATGCTAGAAAAATTAACTTTATTCATCCAGTTACAAAAGAAGAAATTAACGTTTCTGCACCTACTCCAATTGATGCTATTTGGAACGCTTGCAACTAA
- a CDS encoding alpha/beta fold hydrolase: protein MTDQLKTEGKFTYAEAGEGPAIIVLHGLMGALSNFGATFDHFSNNGYNVLIPELPLYSLPLLKTNVKHMAKFLYDFIEYKNLKNVILLGNSLGGHIGLYFTKHYPEKVGALVLTGSSGLYEKAMGDSFPKRGNYEYIEEKTKAVFYDPAIATKELVDDVFKIVNDRSAVIRTLSIAKSAIRHNMANDLPDMKQPTCLIWGKQDTVTPPEVAVDFDKLLPDSDLFWIDKCGHAAMMERPEEFNKILSDWFTSRKI, encoded by the coding sequence ATGACTGACCAGTTAAAAACCGAAGGGAAATTTACATATGCAGAGGCTGGAGAGGGACCTGCAATCATTGTTTTACATGGGTTAATGGGTGCTTTAAGTAATTTTGGAGCAACTTTCGATCATTTTTCTAACAATGGATATAACGTTCTAATTCCTGAATTACCATTATATTCTTTACCTTTATTAAAGACCAATGTTAAACACATGGCCAAATTTCTATATGACTTTATTGAATATAAAAATTTAAAAAATGTTATCCTTCTAGGAAATTCCTTAGGTGGTCACATTGGCTTATATTTTACAAAACATTACCCAGAAAAAGTTGGTGCTTTGGTATTAACAGGAAGTTCTGGCTTGTATGAAAAAGCAATGGGAGATAGTTTTCCTAAGAGAGGAAACTACGAATATATTGAAGAAAAAACTAAAGCTGTTTTTTACGATCCTGCAATTGCAACCAAAGAATTGGTAGACGATGTTTTTAAAATTGTAAATGATAGAAGTGCTGTTATTAGAACTTTATCGATTGCAAAAAGTGCAATTAGACATAATATGGCGAACGATTTGCCAGATATGAAACAACCAACTTGCCTTATTTGGGGAAAACAAGACACAGTTACCCCTCCTGAAGTTGCTGTAGATTTCGATAAATTATTACCAGATTCAGATCTATTTTGGATTGATAAATGTGGACATGCTGCAATGATGGAAAGGCCAGAAGAATTTAATAAGATTCTTTCTGACTGGTTTACTTCAAGAAAAATATAA